Genomic segment of Peribacillus frigoritolerans:
CGGGCGAAAGTCGAGATTGAAGAGAAACCGAATGGTAAACAGGTAATCCTTGTTAAGGAAATCCCTTATCAAGTGAATAAAGCAAGACTGATTGAAAAAATTGCAGAACTTGCTCGAGATAAGAAAATCGAAGGCATTACCGACTTACGGGATGAATCGGATCGCAATGGGATGCGTATCGTCATGGAGCTTAGAAAGGATGTTAACGCGAATGTCCTTTTAAACAACCTGTATAAGCATACTGCGATGCAGACCACCTTCGGAATCAATCTGCTTGCTTTGGTGGACGGTCAGCCAAAAGTGCTGAATTTAAAACAATGCCTGCACTACTACTTGGAGCATCAGCAGGTAGTCATACGGCGCAGGACTGAGTTTGAATTACGGAAAGCGGAGGCCCGTGCCCATATTTTAGAAGGTTTGCGCATTGCACTTGATAATTTGGACGCAGTCATTACGTTGATTCGAAGTTCCCAAACGACAGACATTGCCCGTGAAGGTTTAATGACACAATTCTCACTTTCCGAAAAACAGGCGCAAGCTATCCTGGATATGCGTTTACAGCGCTTGACAGGTCTGGAACGTGAAAAAATCGAAGATGAATATCAGGCATTAATGGCTATTATTGCAGAATATAAAGCGATTCTTGCTGATGAGGAAAAGGTTCTTGAAATTATTCGTGAAGAGCTTCTTGAAATTAAAGAACGTTTTGATGATAAACGGAGAACTGAAATCACATTAGCCGGCTTTGAAAGCCTGGAAGATGAAGATTTAATCCCAGAGGAAAATATAATCGTGACACTTACGCATAACGGTTATATTAAACGCTTGCCTGCAACCACGTACCGCAGTCAAAAACGCGGGGGTCGCGGAATACAGGGTATGGGCACGAATACAGATGACTTTGTCGGTCACTTGTTAACCACTTCGACTCATGACACTCTATTATTCTTCACCAACAAAGGTAAAGTCTATCGTTCCAAAGGATATGAAATACCTGAATATGGAAGGACGGCAAAAGGATTGCCGCTTATCAACTTGTTGGAAGTCGATAAAGGCGAGTGGGTCAATGCAATCATACCGGTGAAGGAATTTGCTGACGATTGGTATTTATTCTTCACGACCAGACATGGAATATCGAAGCGTACACCTTTGTCATCTTTTGCAAATATCCGTAATAATGGTTTAATTGCCCTAGGTTTACGTGAGGATGATGAATTGATTTCTGTCCGTCTTACGAATGGAGAGAAACAGATCATAATTGGAACGAAAGCCGGGATGATGATCCGTTTCCCTGAGACGGATGTACGGACAATGGGACGTACTGCAGCGGGAGTGAAAGGAATTTCCTTAGGGACGAATGATGAAGTTGTCGGAATGGAAATTCTTGAAGATGATGAAGAAGTCCTGATCGTTACGAAAAACGGTTATGGAAAACGGACCTCTGCGGAAGAATACCGTATTCAAAGCCGTGGAGGAAAAGGAATAAAAACATGTAATGTCACTGAGAAAAATGGTGAACTTATAGCCGTGAAAACAGTTACGGGTGTAGATGAAGATTTAATGCTGATTACAGCAGCTGGTGTATTGATCCGAATGGAAGTCGAAGGCATTTCTAAAACGGGCCGTAATACACAGGGTGTTAAGCTCATCCGACTCGAATCCGCAGATAATGAATATGTTTCGACGGTTGCCATTGTAGGAAGGGAAGAAGAAGAA
This window contains:
- the gyrA gene encoding DNA gyrase subunit A, yielding MSENERSGVKEINISTEMRTSFLDYAMSVIVSRALPDVRDGLKPVHRRILYAMNDLGMTSDKPFKKSARIVGEVIGKYHPHGDSAVYETMVRMAQPFNYRYMLVDGHGNFGSVDGDQAAAMRYTEARMSKISMELLRDLNKDTVNFQDNYDGSEREPAVMPARFPNLLVNGSSGIAVGMATNIPPHQLGEVIDGVLALSKNPEITIPELMEYIPGPDFPTAGLILGRSGIRKAYETGKGSIIQRAKVEIEEKPNGKQVILVKEIPYQVNKARLIEKIAELARDKKIEGITDLRDESDRNGMRIVMELRKDVNANVLLNNLYKHTAMQTTFGINLLALVDGQPKVLNLKQCLHYYLEHQQVVIRRRTEFELRKAEARAHILEGLRIALDNLDAVITLIRSSQTTDIAREGLMTQFSLSEKQAQAILDMRLQRLTGLEREKIEDEYQALMAIIAEYKAILADEEKVLEIIREELLEIKERFDDKRRTEITLAGFESLEDEDLIPEENIIVTLTHNGYIKRLPATTYRSQKRGGRGIQGMGTNTDDFVGHLLTTSTHDTLLFFTNKGKVYRSKGYEIPEYGRTAKGLPLINLLEVDKGEWVNAIIPVKEFADDWYLFFTTRHGISKRTPLSSFANIRNNGLIALGLREDDELISVRLTNGEKQIIIGTKAGMMIRFPETDVRTMGRTAAGVKGISLGTNDEVVGMEILEDDEEVLIVTKNGYGKRTSAEEYRIQSRGGKGIKTCNVTEKNGELIAVKTVTGVDEDLMLITAAGVLIRMEVEGISKTGRNTQGVKLIRLESADNEYVSTVAIVGREEEEEKDLDIETVTTLDPDSDPEPTVIEENEETEKDTEE